A window of the Streptomyces sp. JB150 genome harbors these coding sequences:
- a CDS encoding TetR/AcrR family transcriptional regulator has product MGSVKTKRMPRAVREQQMLDAAVQIFGRRGYMAASMDDIAELAGVSKPLVYLYLNSKDDLFGACIRREARALIAAVRAGIDPQLPPDRQLWDGLLAFFTHTAEHPDGWSVLHVQARTHGDAFAAEVTAMRDEAVAFVTRLIAGAAPDAHAGREIAGLAQSLVGAAESLAAWANTTPGVTARQAATTLMNFAWAGLGGLLEGRFWSPPRA; this is encoded by the coding sequence ATGGGTTCCGTGAAGACCAAGCGGATGCCGCGTGCGGTCCGTGAGCAGCAGATGCTGGACGCCGCCGTGCAGATCTTCGGGCGGCGCGGGTACATGGCGGCGTCCATGGACGACATCGCGGAACTCGCCGGTGTGTCCAAGCCGTTGGTGTATCTGTATCTGAACTCCAAGGACGATCTGTTCGGCGCCTGCATCCGCCGTGAGGCGCGGGCGCTGATCGCGGCGGTGCGGGCCGGCATCGACCCGCAGCTGCCGCCGGACCGTCAGCTGTGGGACGGGCTGCTGGCGTTCTTCACGCACACCGCCGAACACCCCGACGGCTGGTCGGTGCTGCACGTCCAGGCCCGTACCCACGGGGACGCCTTCGCCGCCGAGGTCACCGCGATGCGGGACGAGGCGGTGGCGTTCGTGACCCGGCTGATCGCCGGGGCGGCCCCCGATGCGCACGCCGGGCGCGAGATCGCCGGGCTCGCCCAGTCCCTGGTGGGCGCCGCCGAATCGCTCGCCGCGTGGGCCAACACCACTCCCGGCGTCACCGCCCGGCAGGCGGCGACCACCCTGATGAACTTCGCGTGGGCGGGTCTCGGCGGCCTGCTGGAGGGGCGGTTCTGGTCACCGCCGCGAGCCTGA
- a CDS encoding MaoC/PaaZ C-terminal domain-containing protein produces the protein MPTLAGSLLRGALLSPFRRPRADAAFPRAPLTLPEVRIDLARLAAYERVCGFPTGEDALPPTYPHVLGFPLAMRLMSARAFPLPLLGLVHTSFDLTRHTALPATVSYELSVRVEGLAPHRRGTEAAVLTELRSGGQTVWESRSTYLARHATARPTDPRTDPTTTPATGPTTEPASARATTPATDAASAPATDAASALPSLAAWPLGGDLGRRYAAVSGDRNPIHLHPLTARPFGFPRPIAHGMWTLARCLAAHGTPDAVRVRARFLAPLPLPGTVEFAAAKGRFALRGGGRVHLTATVDPLGSGRSGSRR, from the coding sequence ATGCCCACGCTCGCCGGTTCCCTCCTCCGCGGCGCCCTGCTGTCCCCCTTCCGGCGCCCCCGCGCCGACGCCGCCTTCCCCCGCGCCCCGCTCACCCTCCCCGAGGTGCGCATCGACCTGGCGCGGCTGGCGGCCTACGAGCGCGTCTGCGGCTTCCCGACCGGCGAGGACGCGCTGCCGCCGACGTATCCGCACGTCCTCGGCTTCCCCCTGGCCATGCGGCTGATGAGCGCCCGCGCCTTCCCGCTGCCGCTGCTCGGTCTGGTCCACACCTCGTTCGACCTCACCCGGCACACCGCGCTGCCGGCCACCGTCTCCTACGAACTCTCCGTGCGCGTCGAGGGACTGGCGCCGCACCGGCGGGGCACGGAAGCGGCCGTGCTGACCGAGCTGCGGTCGGGCGGGCAGACCGTGTGGGAGTCGCGCAGCACCTACCTCGCCCGGCACGCCACGGCCCGCCCCACGGACCCCCGCACCGACCCGACGACCACACCCGCCACCGGCCCGACGACCGAACCCGCCTCCGCCCGGGCGACCACGCCCGCCACCGACGCGGCCTCCGCGCCCGCCACCGACGCGGCCTCCGCGCTGCCCTCGCTCGCGGCGTGGCCCCTCGGCGGGGACCTCGGGCGCCGTTACGCCGCCGTCTCCGGCGACCGCAACCCCATCCACCTGCACCCGCTCACCGCGCGCCCGTTCGGCTTCCCCCGGCCGATCGCGCACGGCATGTGGACACTGGCCCGCTGTCTCGCCGCGCACGGCACCCCCGACGCGGTGCGCGTGCGGGCCCGGTTCCTCGCGCCCCTCCCGCTGCCGGGGACCGTCGAATTCGCCGCGGCGAAGGGCCGTTTCGCCCTGCGCGGCGGCGGCCGGGTCCATCTCACCGCGACCGTGGACCCCTTGGGGTCAGGCAGGTCAGGCTCGCGGCGGTGA
- a CDS encoding AMP-dependent synthetase/ligase yields MPISYSSQPLPPDSAASALDYDPDAGPVLVAPEIRRLDGEVREAAVPPLVPPVTHGSLADLPFENAAAVPAQAVLSRRTGDGTWADVTAAEFAAHVLAVAKGLIAEGLAPGDRIAIMARTTYEWTLLDFAAWAAGLVTVPVYPTSSVFQTRWILQDCGAVALVTETGRQAAALGPERERLPGLRHVWVVEQGHVTGLAERGAAVPDPEVEVRRAMLGPDTLATLVYTSGTTGRPKGCALTHGNFLAEVDNAIELLYPVFKARTDAEPATLLFLPLSHVFGRMVAVACVRARVRLGHAPGLKAEELIADLAAFRPTFLLAIPYMLEKVFNNARATAERGGKAGSFDRAVNVARRYGEAVEARRHGTGPGPGAALKAARALYDPLVYRRIRNALGGRLRYLVCGGSPLSRDLAAFYLGAGIEVYEGYGLTETTGAATVTPPLKPRLGTVGWPLPGTRVRIAADGEVLLAGGQVLRGYWDPHAGGVVPATADGWLPTGDLGRLDDEGYLTITGRKKEILITAGGKNVAPAPLENWLRQHPLISQCLVVGDRRPYVAALITLDMEGVSHWRRMNGKHPVPAELLTEDAELRAVLQRAVDEANKLVSRPESIRRFAVLPVDFTEEAGQLTPSMKLRRAVIARDFAREIEALYGS; encoded by the coding sequence ATGCCGATCTCGTACTCGTCCCAGCCGCTGCCGCCCGACTCGGCCGCCTCGGCCCTCGACTACGACCCGGACGCCGGACCCGTCCTCGTCGCACCGGAGATACGGCGGCTGGACGGCGAGGTGCGCGAGGCGGCCGTACCGCCGCTGGTGCCGCCCGTGACCCACGGCTCGCTCGCCGACCTGCCGTTCGAGAACGCGGCGGCCGTGCCCGCGCAGGCGGTGCTCAGCCGCCGTACCGGGGACGGGACGTGGGCCGACGTCACGGCGGCGGAGTTCGCCGCGCACGTGCTCGCGGTCGCCAAGGGGCTCATCGCCGAAGGGCTCGCGCCGGGCGACCGCATCGCCATCATGGCGCGGACCACCTACGAGTGGACCCTGCTCGACTTCGCCGCCTGGGCCGCCGGACTGGTCACCGTGCCGGTGTACCCGACCTCCTCCGTCTTCCAGACCCGCTGGATCCTCCAGGACTGCGGCGCCGTCGCCCTCGTCACCGAGACCGGCCGGCAGGCCGCCGCGCTCGGACCCGAACGGGAACGGCTGCCCGGACTGCGCCACGTGTGGGTCGTCGAACAGGGGCACGTGACGGGACTGGCCGAGCGGGGCGCGGCCGTCCCCGACCCGGAGGTCGAGGTGCGGCGCGCGATGCTCGGCCCCGACACCCTTGCCACCCTCGTCTACACCTCCGGTACCACCGGCCGCCCCAAGGGCTGCGCCCTCACCCACGGCAACTTCCTCGCCGAGGTCGACAACGCGATCGAACTGCTCTACCCGGTGTTCAAGGCGCGCACCGACGCGGAACCGGCCACGCTGCTGTTCCTGCCGCTGTCGCACGTCTTCGGCCGGATGGTCGCGGTGGCCTGCGTGCGCGCCCGGGTACGGCTCGGGCACGCGCCCGGTCTCAAGGCCGAGGAGCTGATCGCCGACCTCGCCGCCTTCCGGCCCACCTTCCTGCTGGCCATCCCGTACATGCTGGAGAAGGTCTTCAACAACGCGCGGGCCACCGCCGAACGCGGCGGCAAGGCGGGCTCGTTCGACCGGGCGGTGAACGTCGCCCGGCGCTACGGGGAGGCGGTCGAGGCCCGCCGCCACGGCACGGGGCCCGGACCCGGCGCCGCCCTGAAGGCGGCCCGCGCGCTGTACGACCCGCTGGTCTACCGCCGTATCCGCAACGCGCTCGGCGGCAGGCTCCGCTATCTCGTCTGCGGCGGCTCCCCGCTGAGCCGGGACCTCGCCGCGTTCTACCTGGGCGCCGGCATCGAGGTCTACGAGGGCTACGGCCTGACCGAGACCACCGGCGCCGCGACCGTCACCCCGCCCCTCAAACCCCGTCTGGGCACCGTCGGCTGGCCGCTGCCCGGCACCCGGGTGCGGATCGCCGCCGACGGCGAGGTGCTGCTGGCCGGCGGGCAGGTGCTGCGCGGCTACTGGGACCCGCACGCGGGCGGCGTCGTCCCCGCCACCGCGGACGGCTGGCTCCCGACCGGCGACCTCGGCCGCCTCGACGACGAGGGCTACCTGACCATCACCGGCCGCAAGAAGGAGATCCTGATCACCGCCGGCGGCAAGAACGTGGCCCCGGCGCCGCTGGAGAACTGGCTGCGGCAGCACCCGCTGATCTCCCAGTGCCTCGTCGTCGGCGACCGCCGCCCGTACGTCGCCGCGCTGATCACCCTCGACATGGAGGGCGTCAGCCACTGGCGGCGGATGAACGGCAAGCATCCCGTGCCGGCCGAACTCCTCACCGAAGACGCCGAGTTGCGGGCCGTCCTGCAACGGGCGGTCGACGAGGCCAACAAGCTCGTCTCCCGCCCCGAGTCCATCCGCCGCTTCGCCGTCCTGCCCGTCGACTTCACCGAGGAGGCCGGACAGCTGACCCCGTCGATGAAGCTGCGGCGCGCGGTGATCGCGCGGGACTTCGCCCGGGAGATCGAGGCGCTGTACGGCTCGTGA
- a CDS encoding LysR family transcriptional regulator, whose amino-acid sequence MTLDDLRVFVAVCRAGNLSAVARDLGCTQSAVSQHVRRLERETGVSLLERRPRGVVPTAAGRVLEAAAAEGIAGLDLALRRLRDLADGETGSVRVATGATTVRHFMADAIVDFRRRHPRVSLEFRTESSSRACFDALTDSDLDLAWITLGPPVRGIEQHPVAELPWVLAVPADDPLADRPALRPEELTDLRLIRLPPNSTSAAHLDAACAALGVRFGYDTSVADWDTALLLAELGLGRALVPALPGARGTGAAGLRLVPVPALRPLAVGWAVRHWDALTPQARTFAGTVAARCGTTAPPRA is encoded by the coding sequence ATGACGCTCGACGACCTGCGCGTGTTCGTGGCCGTGTGCCGTGCCGGCAACCTCAGTGCCGTGGCCCGTGACCTGGGCTGTACGCAGTCGGCGGTGAGCCAGCACGTCAGGCGGCTGGAGCGGGAGACGGGGGTGAGCCTGCTGGAGCGGCGCCCGCGCGGGGTGGTGCCCACGGCGGCGGGCCGCGTTCTGGAGGCCGCCGCCGCGGAGGGCATCGCGGGGCTCGACCTCGCGCTGCGGCGGCTGCGGGACCTGGCCGACGGGGAGACCGGCTCGGTGCGGGTGGCGACGGGGGCGACGACCGTACGGCACTTCATGGCGGACGCCATCGTCGACTTCCGGCGCCGCCACCCCCGGGTCAGCCTGGAGTTCCGTACCGAGAGCTCCAGCCGCGCCTGCTTCGACGCGCTCACCGACAGCGACCTGGACCTCGCGTGGATCACCCTCGGCCCGCCGGTGCGCGGCATCGAGCAGCACCCGGTGGCCGAGCTGCCCTGGGTCCTCGCGGTCCCCGCCGACGACCCCCTCGCCGACCGCCCCGCCCTGCGCCCGGAGGAGCTGACCGACCTGCGGCTGATCCGCCTCCCCCCGAACTCCACCTCCGCCGCCCACCTCGACGCGGCCTGCGCCGCTCTCGGCGTCCGCTTCGGCTACGACACGAGCGTCGCCGACTGGGACACGGCCCTGCTCCTGGCCGAACTGGGCCTGGGCCGCGCACTGGTCCCCGCCCTGCCGGGCGCCCGCGGCACCGGCGCCGCGGGGCTGCGCCTCGTGCCGGTGCCCGCCCTGCGGCCCCTGGCCGTCGGCTGGGCCGTCCGCCACTGGGACGCGCTCACCCCCCAGGCCAGGACCTTCGCCGGCACGGTCGCCGCCCGCTGCGGCACGACGGCACCGCCGCGCGCCTGA
- a CDS encoding DUF6817 domain-containing protein, with amino-acid sequence MTHTAEHARDLLRRSGADAVGHPGGGTLLAHLDRVHDRLAGWGARPALQLAGLCHACYGTDGFAVALLSLARRAELADVIGAEAEAVVYGYASLDRAAGYPRFTDPGAALPDRFTGTARPAAPRLRRDLAELTAANELDLAAHDPAVRDRFGAELLDLLTRLRPLLTAAAWADCRAVLGDA; translated from the coding sequence ATGACCCACACCGCCGAGCACGCTCGTGACCTGCTGCGCCGCTCGGGCGCCGACGCCGTCGGCCACCCCGGCGGCGGCACCCTCCTCGCCCACCTCGACCGCGTCCACGACCGGCTCGCCGGCTGGGGCGCCCGCCCCGCCCTCCAGCTCGCCGGCCTCTGCCACGCCTGCTACGGCACCGACGGGTTCGCCGTGGCCCTGCTGTCCCTGGCCCGGCGCGCCGAACTCGCCGACGTGATCGGCGCGGAGGCCGAGGCCGTCGTGTACGGGTACGCGAGCCTCGACCGCGCCGCCGGCTACCCGCGCTTCACCGACCCCGGCGCCGCCCTGCCCGACCGCTTCACCGGCACCGCCCGCCCCGCGGCCCCCCGGCTGCGCCGTGACCTCGCCGAACTCACCGCCGCGAACGAACTGGACCTCGCCGCCCACGACCCCGCCGTCCGCGACCGCTTCGGCGCCGAGCTGCTGGACCTCCTCACCCGCCTGCGCCCGCTGCTGACCGCGGCGGCCTGGGCGGACTGCCGGGCGGTGCTGGGGGACGCCTGA
- a CDS encoding class I SAM-dependent methyltransferase, producing MTDTDFLTTTRSFYDAIAEDYAGHFAGVLAHSPLDVALLEAFAGLVADAGEVADLGCGPGRVTAHLASLGVRVFGVDLSASMLAVARRENPALRFVQGSMLDLGLPDGRLAGIVSWYSTIHTPDDHLPALFAEFARVLAPGGHLLLAFQAGDAPRRLERPFGRPVSLDFERRRPERMARLLEDAGFAVRSRTLREAEEDKGESAPQAFLTAVRG from the coding sequence ATGACCGACACCGACTTCCTCACCACCACCCGCTCCTTCTACGACGCCATCGCGGAGGACTACGCCGGCCACTTCGCCGGTGTCCTCGCCCACTCGCCGCTGGACGTGGCGCTCCTCGAGGCGTTCGCCGGGCTGGTCGCGGACGCCGGGGAGGTGGCGGACCTCGGATGCGGGCCGGGGCGGGTGACGGCCCACCTCGCCTCCCTCGGGGTGCGGGTCTTCGGCGTGGACCTGTCGGCGTCCATGCTGGCCGTGGCCCGGCGGGAGAACCCGGCGCTGCGGTTCGTGCAGGGCTCCATGCTGGACCTCGGTCTGCCGGACGGGCGGCTCGCCGGGATCGTCTCCTGGTACTCGACCATCCACACACCGGACGACCACCTCCCCGCTCTCTTCGCCGAGTTCGCCCGCGTCCTGGCGCCCGGCGGCCACCTCCTGCTCGCCTTCCAGGCCGGTGACGCGCCGCGCCGCCTGGAGCGGCCCTTCGGTCGCCCCGTCAGCCTCGACTTCGAGCGGCGGCGGCCGGAGCGGATGGCCAGGCTGCTGGAGGACGCCGGGTTCGCCGTACGGTCGCGGACCCTGCGGGAGGCGGAGGAGGACAAGGGCGAGTCGGCTCCTCAGGCGTTCCTGACCGCCGTGCGCGGGTGA
- a CDS encoding AzlD domain-containing protein, which yields MSAPVVLVLALAAATYALRLVGPVLHGRVHVPPRAQELLSAGAVVLLVALLATGALTEDTGLAGWARPAGVLTAVVLAWRRAPFVVVVLAGVGATAVLRALGVP from the coding sequence ATGAGCGCGCCGGTCGTCCTAGTCCTGGCGCTCGCCGCCGCGACGTACGCCCTGCGCCTGGTCGGGCCCGTGCTGCACGGGCGGGTCCACGTGCCGCCGCGCGCGCAGGAGCTGTTGTCCGCCGGGGCGGTGGTCCTGCTCGTCGCCCTGCTGGCCACGGGCGCGCTCACCGAGGACACTGGCCTCGCCGGGTGGGCCCGCCCCGCCGGGGTGCTGACGGCGGTCGTACTGGCGTGGCGGCGAGCGCCGTTCGTGGTCGTGGTCCTCGCGGGGGTGGGGGCGACGGCCGTACTGCGGGCGCTGGGCGTGCCGTGA
- a CDS encoding AzlC family ABC transporter permease, which yields MRSPLRTPSVASLVRDASLVWVAGGIVGISFGAIAVAGGLPVWVPVAMSLLVYAGSAQFSALGVLFAGGGPLAAAATGVLLNTRLAAFGVAVADVVGRGRLARLAGAHLITDETVAFALAQPDPERRRTAFWVCGIGLFAVWNVSVLAGALAGGALGDTAAYGLDTAFPAVLAALVVPALRDDPRLRRCALPGACVALAVTPVVPAGLPVLLALAGLALYGGGAREKAVAG from the coding sequence ATGCGTTCGCCACTCCGAACACCCTCGGTCGCCTCCCTGGTCCGCGACGCGTCCCTGGTCTGGGTGGCCGGCGGCATCGTGGGCATCTCCTTCGGCGCGATCGCGGTCGCCGGGGGACTGCCCGTCTGGGTGCCGGTGGCGATGTCCCTGCTGGTGTACGCCGGGTCGGCGCAGTTCAGCGCCCTCGGGGTGCTGTTCGCCGGGGGCGGGCCGCTCGCCGCGGCCGCCACCGGGGTGCTGCTGAACACCCGGCTGGCCGCGTTCGGCGTGGCGGTCGCCGACGTCGTGGGGCGGGGCCGGCTCGCCCGTCTGGCGGGCGCCCACCTGATCACCGACGAGACCGTCGCCTTCGCCCTCGCCCAGCCCGACCCGGAGCGGCGGCGCACCGCGTTCTGGGTCTGCGGCATCGGACTGTTCGCCGTGTGGAACGTCTCCGTCCTGGCCGGCGCCCTCGCGGGCGGCGCGCTCGGCGACACCGCGGCCTACGGCCTGGACACGGCCTTCCCGGCCGTCCTCGCCGCCCTCGTGGTCCCCGCCCTGCGCGACGATCCCCGCCTGCGCCGCTGCGCCCTGCCCGGCGCCTGCGTGGCGCTCGCCGTGACACCGGTCGTCCCGGCGGGGTTGCCGGTGCTGCTCGCCCTCGCCGGGCTCGCGCTGTACGGCGGCGGCGCCCGCGAGAAGGCGGTGGCGGGATGA
- a CDS encoding XRE family transcriptional regulator: MTDGTPRTPPRLPLDWIAAALRRERARAGLSLSELAKRAGIAKSTLSQLEAASGNPSMETIWALGVALGVPFSALVEPPAPAVQVIRAGEGPAVASERADYVATLLSASPPGARRDIYHLRAEPGAARESEPHIPGTVEHLIVSTGRVKAGPRGESVELGPGDYMAYRGDVPHAYEALAPGTTFVLIMQHV, from the coding sequence ATGACCGACGGCACCCCGCGCACCCCGCCCCGGCTCCCCCTCGACTGGATCGCCGCCGCCCTGCGCCGCGAACGCGCCCGCGCCGGCCTGTCCCTGTCCGAGCTGGCCAAACGGGCCGGGATCGCCAAGTCGACGCTGTCCCAGCTGGAGGCGGCGAGCGGGAACCCGAGCATGGAGACGATCTGGGCGCTCGGCGTGGCCCTGGGCGTGCCGTTCAGCGCGCTGGTCGAGCCGCCGGCCCCGGCCGTCCAGGTGATCCGCGCCGGAGAGGGACCCGCGGTCGCCTCCGAACGGGCGGACTACGTGGCGACCCTGCTGTCGGCGAGCCCGCCGGGAGCCCGGCGTGACATCTACCACCTGCGGGCCGAACCGGGCGCCGCACGGGAATCCGAGCCGCATATCCCGGGCACGGTCGAGCATCTGATCGTGAGCACCGGACGGGTGAAGGCGGGGCCGCGCGGGGAGAGCGTGGAACTCGGGCCGGGCGATTACATGGCATATCGCGGAGATGTGCCGCACGCCTACGAGGCGCTGGCGCCGGGCACCACGTTCGTGCTGATCATGCAGCACGTCTGA
- a CDS encoding cold-shock protein, translating to MATGTVKWFNAEKGFGFIAQEGGGPDVFVHYSAINATGFRSLEENQQVSFDVTQGPKGPQAENVTPV from the coding sequence ATGGCTACCGGAACCGTTAAGTGGTTCAACGCCGAAAAGGGCTTCGGCTTCATTGCCCAGGAGGGCGGCGGCCCCGACGTCTTCGTCCACTACTCCGCGATCAACGCGACCGGTTTCCGGTCCCTCGAGGAGAACCAGCAGGTGTCTTTCGACGTCACGCAGGGCCCGAAGGGTCCGCAGGCCGAGAACGTCACCCCGGTCTGA
- a CDS encoding menaquinone biosynthesis protein, whose translation MDISRTRPRVGHIQFLNCLPLYWGLARTGTLLDFELTKDTPEKLSEQLVRGELDVGPVTLVEFLKNADDLVAFPDIAVGCDGPVMSCVIVSQVPLDRLDGARVALGSTSRTSVRLARLLLEERFGVRPDYYTCPPDLSLMMQEAEAAVLIGDAALRANLIDGPRFGLEVHDLGALWKEWTGMPFVFAVWAARRDYVEREPVLTRQVHEAFLASRNLSLEEVAKVAEQAARWEAFDERVLERYFTTLDFRFGEPQLAAVAEFARRVGPTTGFPADVRVELLRP comes from the coding sequence GTGGACATTTCTCGCACCCGGCCGCGCGTCGGCCACATCCAGTTCCTGAACTGCCTGCCCCTGTACTGGGGGCTCGCGAGAACGGGCACACTCCTCGACTTCGAGCTGACGAAGGACACCCCGGAGAAGCTCAGCGAGCAGCTGGTGCGCGGAGAGCTCGATGTGGGGCCCGTCACCCTCGTCGAGTTCCTGAAGAACGCCGACGACCTGGTCGCCTTCCCGGACATCGCCGTGGGCTGCGACGGACCGGTCATGTCCTGCGTGATCGTCTCCCAGGTCCCGCTGGACCGGCTCGACGGCGCCCGGGTCGCCCTCGGCTCGACCTCGCGCACCTCGGTACGGCTGGCCCGGCTGCTGCTGGAGGAACGGTTCGGCGTCCGGCCCGACTACTACACCTGCCCGCCCGACCTCAGCCTGATGATGCAGGAGGCCGAGGCCGCCGTCCTCATCGGCGACGCGGCGCTGCGCGCCAACCTGATCGACGGGCCCCGCTTCGGCCTGGAGGTGCACGACCTGGGCGCCCTGTGGAAGGAGTGGACGGGGATGCCGTTCGTCTTCGCGGTCTGGGCGGCGCGCCGGGACTACGTGGAGCGCGAGCCGGTCCTCACCCGCCAGGTCCACGAGGCGTTCCTCGCCTCCCGCAACCTCTCCCTGGAGGAGGTCGCCAAGGTCGCCGAGCAGGCGGCCCGCTGGGAGGCCTTCGACGAGCGGGTCCTGGAGCGGTACTTCACCACGCTCGACTTCCGCTTCGGCGAACCGCAGCTCGCGGCCGTCGCCGAGTTCGCCCGGCGGGTCGGCCCGACGACCGGCTTCCCCGCGGACGTGCGGGTGGAACTGCTCCGGCCGTAG